In Amycolatopsis coloradensis, one genomic interval encodes:
- a CDS encoding geranyl diphosphate 2-C-methyltransferase: MTIARTPAPAKVLRTEYQKSVASYWNKEKDPVNLRLGDVDGLYHHHYGVGEVDWSVLEGPENTRDERIIAEMHRLETAQADVLLDHLGDVKPDDRLLDAGCGRGGTSIMANARFGCHVDGISISEKQVEFANHQADIRGVADRVRYHFRNMLDTGFETGSRKAIWNNESTMYVDLHELFAEHARQLEFGGRYVTITGCYNDVTGGRSKAVAQIDQHYTCNIHPRSEYFKAMTANDLVPISVVDLTPDTIPYWDLRAKSSVATGIEGPFLDAYREGSFHYLLIAADRV; encoded by the coding sequence GTGACCATCGCCCGTACTCCCGCTCCTGCCAAGGTGTTGCGCACCGAGTACCAGAAGTCGGTGGCATCGTACTGGAACAAGGAGAAGGATCCGGTCAACCTGCGTCTGGGCGATGTGGACGGGCTCTACCACCACCACTACGGGGTCGGCGAGGTCGACTGGTCGGTGCTGGAAGGCCCTGAGAACACTCGCGACGAGCGGATCATCGCCGAAATGCACCGACTGGAGACCGCTCAGGCGGACGTCCTGCTCGATCACCTCGGCGACGTCAAACCGGACGACCGGCTCCTCGACGCCGGCTGCGGACGCGGAGGGACCAGCATCATGGCCAACGCGCGCTTCGGCTGCCACGTCGACGGCATCTCGATCTCGGAGAAGCAGGTCGAGTTCGCCAACCACCAGGCGGATATCCGAGGTGTCGCCGATCGGGTGCGCTACCACTTCCGGAACATGCTCGACACCGGCTTCGAAACCGGCTCGCGCAAGGCGATCTGGAACAACGAAAGCACGATGTACGTCGACCTCCACGAACTCTTCGCCGAGCACGCGCGGCAGCTGGAGTTCGGCGGGCGGTACGTCACCATCACCGGGTGCTACAACGACGTGACCGGCGGCCGGTCCAAGGCCGTCGCGCAGATCGACCAGCACTACACGTGCAACATCCACCCGCGCAGTGAGTACTTCAAGGCCATGACGGCGAACGACCTGGTGCCGATCTCGGTGGTGGACCTGACGCCGGACACGATCCCGTACTGGGACTTGCGGGCGAAGTCTTCGGTGGCGACCGGGATCGAAGGACCGTTCCTCGACGCCTATCGCGAAGGCAGCTTCCACTACCTGCTGATCGCCGCGGACCGCGTCTGA
- a CDS encoding family 2 encapsulin nanocompartment cargo protein terpene cyclase, translated as MTEQGALATLLAGPSGLGTSAARLAARLTAVPAAVEDVPPPREPALDPAYAYRPWGDGSAPPLYCPVTERINDPLALEVDRRLVLWAGECGFDEEECEQIGKAGFGRLVMLAHPDCEDPDRLLISAKLNAAWWAADDLYADDTSLGAVPAELPPKLALAMAAMDPVPSLGEFSRDLDETLRNDRVLVALGSATDFLRRSGTAAQVQRVCYSTFAMFVSWTAYAAWRHSGKYPPAWEYLAARQHDSFYTSMTLIDVLGGYELTSNLYYDPRVREAAIQAGTAAVLVNDVHSVAKDLEDESPPCNAVLLIAGDRKCSIEEATAITVELHNDVVRDFQAAHEKLSAVPSVELQRFLRGLRGWMGGGFEWHSTSPRYRTKPGNQSSECGSSRHEPPH; from the coding sequence ATGACCGAACAGGGTGCGCTCGCCACACTGCTGGCCGGTCCGAGCGGGCTGGGCACGTCCGCCGCCCGGCTGGCGGCCCGGCTGACCGCTGTTCCCGCGGCGGTGGAGGACGTTCCACCGCCGCGGGAGCCCGCTCTCGACCCGGCGTACGCCTACCGGCCGTGGGGCGACGGGTCGGCGCCGCCGCTGTACTGCCCCGTCACCGAACGGATCAACGATCCGCTCGCCCTGGAGGTCGACCGGCGGCTCGTCCTGTGGGCGGGGGAGTGCGGGTTCGACGAGGAGGAGTGCGAGCAGATCGGGAAGGCGGGATTCGGCAGGCTCGTCATGCTCGCCCATCCGGACTGTGAGGATCCGGACCGGCTGTTGATCTCGGCGAAGCTCAACGCCGCATGGTGGGCGGCCGACGACCTCTACGCCGACGACACCTCCCTCGGCGCCGTGCCCGCCGAGCTGCCGCCGAAGCTCGCGCTGGCGATGGCCGCGATGGACCCGGTGCCGTCGTTGGGCGAATTCAGCCGCGACCTCGACGAAACACTGCGGAACGACCGGGTTCTGGTAGCCCTGGGCTCGGCGACGGACTTCCTGCGGCGATCCGGGACCGCAGCGCAGGTCCAGCGAGTCTGCTACTCGACCTTCGCGATGTTCGTGAGCTGGACCGCCTACGCCGCGTGGCGCCACAGCGGGAAATACCCGCCGGCGTGGGAATACCTAGCGGCACGGCAGCACGACAGCTTCTACACCTCGATGACGTTGATCGACGTCCTCGGTGGCTACGAACTGACCTCGAACCTGTACTACGACCCCCGGGTCCGCGAGGCGGCGATCCAGGCGGGGACGGCGGCGGTGCTCGTCAACGACGTGCACTCGGTCGCCAAGGACCTGGAGGACGAGTCGCCGCCCTGCAATGCGGTCCTGTTGATCGCCGGCGATCGGAAATGCTCGATCGAAGAGGCCACGGCGATCACCGTCGAACTGCACAACGACGTCGTACGGGACTTCCAGGCGGCGCACGAAAAGCTGAGCGCCGTTCCGTCCGTCGAGCTGCAACGGTTCTTACGCGGGTTGCGAGGGTGGATGGGCGGCGGTTTCGAATGGCACTCGACGAGTCCGCGGTACCGGACGAAGCCCGGCAATCAGTCCTCTGAATGCGGTAGTTCGCGACACGAACCTCCGCATTAA
- the ligA gene encoding NAD-dependent DNA ligase LigA: MNARDRIQELADQIVVLRDAYYRGSPKVADADYDAIEDELRGLIEANPELTPDPNPLDQVGAPAILHAPIRHSRPMLSLEKATKPEQVAAFFTRFPGQPVVVMPKLDGLSLALVYENGRLARAVTRGDGTTGDDVTMLVRALTDGVPDTVDAPGRVEVRGEAVMLRSTFAAYNKVHPDKPLINPRNAAAGTLRAKDPATVAERRLQFFAFDLSTEPESAETDLDGALRTLGFAAADMRHCEDAEAAQAVITTIEQQRNELDYDLDGAVLRLADRDAYAAAGTRSSSPRGALAFKFAAEEKTTVLADVVWDVGKTGKIAPVAWLEPVFVGGTTVTRATLANQEVIKARGIKIGDTVLVRRAGDVIPFVAGVLDAAKRTGEEREIVPPSVCPSCEEPLTEQGNSRELFCTNVACPAQTVRRLIHWASRAAADIDAIGGVWIERLAEAGILEHPSDFYRLTKEKLLEFDRIGEISATRMIESIDASRAVGLRRALIGLAIPMASEGTAARLCRAGFGSLEAVADAGEEGLVAVEDIGPKVAASLIEHLTRLRPELERLREAGVSLDVREEDLPPVVAAGAPLKGKTVVVTGSISDPRSGEKVPRPTFQRLCERAGATIASSVSANTDMLITGADVGASKLTKAEKLEVEVVDQGAIWQQLIEAGVV; encoded by the coding sequence GTGAACGCTCGGGACCGCATCCAAGAACTCGCCGATCAGATCGTCGTCCTTCGCGACGCCTACTACCGTGGCTCGCCGAAGGTCGCCGACGCCGACTACGACGCGATCGAAGATGAATTGCGCGGGCTCATCGAGGCTAACCCCGAGCTCACCCCGGATCCGAACCCGCTCGACCAGGTCGGCGCGCCCGCCATCCTGCACGCGCCCATCCGGCACTCGCGCCCGATGTTGTCACTGGAGAAGGCGACCAAGCCCGAGCAGGTCGCGGCGTTCTTCACCCGGTTCCCGGGCCAGCCGGTGGTCGTCATGCCGAAGCTCGACGGCCTGTCGCTGGCGCTGGTCTACGAGAACGGACGGCTCGCCAGGGCGGTCACCCGCGGCGACGGGACCACGGGCGACGACGTGACCATGCTGGTCCGGGCGCTGACCGACGGCGTCCCGGACACCGTCGACGCCCCCGGCCGGGTCGAGGTCCGCGGTGAGGCGGTCATGCTGCGCTCCACCTTCGCCGCCTACAACAAGGTCCACCCGGACAAACCGCTGATCAACCCGCGCAACGCCGCCGCCGGCACCCTGCGCGCCAAGGATCCGGCCACCGTCGCCGAGCGACGTCTCCAGTTCTTCGCTTTCGACCTCTCCACCGAGCCCGAAAGCGCGGAGACCGATCTCGACGGCGCTCTCCGGACGCTCGGGTTCGCCGCCGCGGACATGCGCCACTGCGAGGACGCAGAGGCGGCGCAGGCGGTCATCACGACCATCGAGCAGCAGCGCAACGAACTCGACTACGACCTCGACGGTGCCGTGCTGCGCCTGGCGGATCGCGACGCCTACGCCGCCGCCGGCACCAGGTCCAGCTCACCGCGTGGCGCGCTGGCGTTCAAGTTCGCCGCCGAGGAGAAGACCACCGTGCTCGCCGATGTCGTCTGGGACGTCGGCAAGACCGGCAAGATCGCACCCGTCGCGTGGCTTGAGCCGGTGTTCGTCGGCGGGACCACCGTCACCCGGGCGACGCTGGCCAACCAAGAGGTCATCAAGGCCCGCGGCATCAAGATCGGCGACACCGTGCTGGTGCGCCGCGCGGGCGACGTGATCCCGTTCGTGGCCGGCGTTCTCGATGCCGCCAAACGCACCGGCGAGGAGCGCGAGATCGTGCCGCCTTCGGTGTGCCCGTCGTGCGAAGAACCGTTGACCGAACAGGGCAACAGCCGGGAACTGTTCTGCACCAACGTCGCCTGCCCCGCGCAGACCGTCCGGCGGCTGATCCACTGGGCGTCTCGCGCGGCCGCGGACATCGACGCGATCGGCGGCGTCTGGATCGAGCGGCTCGCCGAGGCCGGGATTCTCGAGCACCCGTCGGACTTCTACCGGCTCACCAAGGAGAAGCTGCTGGAGTTCGACCGGATCGGCGAAATCTCCGCCACCCGCATGATCGAGTCGATCGACGCGAGCCGGGCCGTCGGCCTGCGCCGGGCGCTGATCGGGCTCGCGATCCCGATGGCCTCCGAGGGCACCGCCGCGCGACTGTGCCGGGCAGGGTTCGGCTCGCTGGAAGCCGTCGCCGATGCCGGAGAGGAAGGACTCGTCGCCGTGGAGGACATCGGCCCGAAGGTCGCCGCGTCCCTGATCGAGCACCTCACCCGGCTTCGTCCCGAGCTCGAGCGGCTACGGGAAGCCGGAGTCTCGCTGGACGTACGCGAAGAAGACCTCCCGCCGGTCGTCGCGGCCGGCGCGCCGCTGAAAGGCAAGACGGTCGTGGTCACCGGCTCGATCAGCGACCCCCGCTCCGGCGAGAAGGTGCCGCGCCCGACCTTCCAGCGGTTGTGCGAAAGGGCGGGCGCGACCATCGCGTCTTCGGTCTCGGCGAACACGGACATGCTGATCACCGGCGCCGACGTCGGGGCGAGCAAGCTCACCAAGGCCGAGAAACTCGAAGTCGAGGTCGTGGACCAAGGCGCGATCTGGCAGCAGTTGATCGAGGCCGGTGTCGTTTAA
- a CDS encoding ionic transporter y4hA, whose product MAASRRRFPVSWTTVMPVLAVVVLALSWGRDLGPVPVAIVALALGGTVLAAVHHAEVVAHRVGEPFGSLVLAIAVTVIEVALIVTMMSSGGPEAGTLARDTVFAAVMITMNGIAGISLMVGARRYGETHFNPEGSGGALATVATLASVSLVLPTFTTSTPGPAFNGTQLTFAAVASLLLYGLFVLTQTVRHRDFFLPVDSEGSVKEEEHAEPPTNKAALTSLGLLLVALVAVVGLAKVESPAIEAGVRAAGFPQSFVGVVIAMLVLLPETLAATRAARRDRMQTSLNLAYGSAIASIGLTIPTIALASIWLDGPLLLGLGATHIVLLALTIAVSVLTVVPGRATRLQGGVHLVLLAAFLVLAINP is encoded by the coding sequence ATGGCCGCTTCGCGCAGACGATTCCCCGTGTCCTGGACCACCGTCATGCCGGTCCTCGCCGTCGTCGTGCTGGCGCTGAGCTGGGGCCGCGACCTGGGCCCGGTGCCCGTGGCCATCGTCGCGCTCGCGCTCGGCGGAACCGTGCTGGCCGCGGTGCACCACGCCGAGGTGGTCGCGCATCGCGTCGGGGAACCCTTCGGCTCGCTGGTGCTGGCGATCGCGGTCACGGTCATCGAGGTCGCGCTGATCGTGACGATGATGTCCTCCGGCGGCCCCGAGGCCGGGACACTGGCCCGCGACACCGTGTTCGCCGCGGTGATGATCACGATGAACGGCATCGCGGGTATCTCGCTCATGGTCGGCGCCCGCCGCTACGGCGAGACGCACTTCAACCCCGAAGGCAGCGGCGGCGCGCTCGCCACCGTGGCGACACTCGCTTCGGTCAGCCTCGTGCTGCCGACGTTCACCACGAGCACCCCCGGCCCGGCCTTCAACGGCACACAGCTCACCTTCGCCGCCGTCGCCTCGCTGCTGCTCTACGGACTTTTCGTGCTCACGCAGACCGTGCGCCACCGCGACTTCTTCCTGCCGGTCGACAGTGAGGGCTCGGTCAAGGAGGAGGAACACGCCGAACCGCCGACCAACAAGGCCGCCCTGACCAGTCTGGGGCTGCTGCTGGTCGCGCTGGTCGCCGTCGTCGGCCTGGCGAAGGTCGAATCGCCCGCGATCGAAGCGGGAGTCCGCGCCGCGGGGTTCCCGCAGTCGTTCGTCGGCGTCGTGATCGCCATGCTGGTGCTGCTGCCGGAGACCCTGGCCGCGACCCGGGCCGCGCGGCGCGACCGGATGCAGACCAGCCTGAACCTCGCCTACGGTTCGGCGATCGCGAGCATCGGGCTCACCATCCCGACCATCGCACTGGCGTCGATCTGGCTGGACGGGCCGTTGCTGCTGGGCCTCGGCGCCACGCACATCGTGCTGCTGGCGCTGACGATCGCGGTCAGCGTGCTCACCGTCGTCCCCGGTCGCGCGACGCGGCTGCAGGGCGGGGTGCACCTGGTCCTGCTGGCCGCGTTCCTGGTGCTGGCCATCAACCCGTGA
- a CDS encoding trypsin-like serine protease has protein sequence MRRARRLGALAVSVLAAATALGSPASADTVQSFHTSLDPASVRESMRYLVENYGVSEQEALRRLELQTDSRKLDELLRRDRGAEYGGMWLDQDKGQLVVAMTKPSAAEPYLKAMPARSAVRTQQVQHSLQQLTAAKDRVAAKVGAGPEAVYLPSVSESENRVVLWERGWVAQEKAAVRAAAAETNAAHQAAAAESGMVVSRVLKNPNALSTANVDLGFCHPLYCTNYGPMRGGLRLDMKRDNGTWGGCTSGFNLRSTGGGFPGKGWVLTAGHCMRTKTNNTPTQHNGNDVLQQHGIEKSSYPYDYAALPYVNDAASTQWLEGQTGRNRVLKYCRNGGMDSNGDTPCGAQATSVDEYITSARKLADIKAGYVVCASGTASSAVNYPDSVDSGAGAGYLVGTRCGRVLSTDVGINTDLCARPGDSGGPLFSQADHAALGILVGNQQSRSGPCQAGELNNYAPIETITTDLSERIASQGSTFAVITTPNG, from the coding sequence GTGCGGAGAGCTAGAAGACTGGGGGCCCTGGCCGTTTCGGTGCTGGCGGCGGCCACGGCACTGGGCAGCCCGGCGTCGGCCGACACCGTGCAGTCGTTCCATACCTCGCTCGACCCCGCTTCGGTGCGGGAGTCGATGCGCTATCTGGTCGAGAACTACGGAGTGAGCGAGCAGGAGGCGTTGCGGCGTCTGGAACTGCAGACCGACAGCCGCAAACTGGACGAACTGCTGCGCCGCGACCGCGGCGCCGAGTACGGCGGCATGTGGCTCGACCAGGACAAGGGGCAGCTGGTCGTGGCGATGACCAAGCCCTCGGCGGCCGAGCCGTATCTGAAGGCGATGCCCGCCCGGTCCGCTGTTCGCACGCAACAGGTCCAGCACTCGTTGCAGCAGCTCACGGCGGCGAAGGATCGCGTCGCTGCCAAGGTCGGCGCTGGTCCTGAAGCGGTCTACCTGCCTTCGGTGAGCGAGTCCGAAAACCGTGTCGTGCTTTGGGAACGCGGTTGGGTGGCGCAGGAGAAGGCGGCCGTGCGCGCCGCGGCCGCCGAGACGAACGCCGCGCACCAGGCCGCGGCGGCGGAATCCGGCATGGTCGTCTCCCGCGTGCTGAAGAACCCGAACGCGCTGTCCACGGCGAACGTGGATCTGGGTTTCTGTCACCCGCTCTACTGCACGAACTACGGCCCGATGCGCGGCGGCCTCCGGCTGGACATGAAGCGGGACAACGGTACCTGGGGCGGTTGCACCAGCGGCTTCAACCTGCGGTCCACCGGTGGCGGGTTCCCCGGCAAGGGCTGGGTGCTCACCGCGGGCCACTGCATGCGGACCAAGACCAACAACACGCCGACGCAGCACAACGGCAACGACGTGCTGCAGCAGCACGGCATCGAAAAAAGCTCGTACCCGTACGATTACGCGGCCCTGCCGTACGTCAACGACGCGGCGTCGACGCAGTGGCTCGAAGGCCAGACCGGCCGCAACCGCGTACTGAAGTATTGCCGCAACGGCGGTATGGACAGCAACGGTGACACCCCGTGCGGCGCGCAGGCCACCTCGGTCGACGAGTACATCACCAGTGCCCGCAAGCTCGCCGACATCAAGGCCGGGTACGTCGTCTGCGCCTCCGGAACGGCGTCGAGCGCGGTGAACTACCCCGATTCCGTCGACAGCGGCGCGGGCGCCGGCTACCTCGTCGGGACCCGCTGCGGTCGCGTCCTCTCCACGGACGTCGGCATCAACACCGACCTCTGCGCGCGTCCGGGCGACAGCGGCGGACCGCTGTTCAGCCAGGCCGACCACGCGGCACTCGGCATCCTGGTCGGCAACCAGCAGTCCAGGTCGGGCCCCTGCCAGGCCGGTGAGCTGAACAACTACGCGCCGATCGAGACGATCACCACCGATCTCAGCGAGCGGATCGCCAGTCAGGGATCCACGTTCGCGGTGATCACGACTCCGAACGGCTGA